The following are encoded in a window of Paenibacillaceae bacterium GAS479 genomic DNA:
- a CDS encoding Acetyltransferase (GNAT) family protein yields MAQLIISNNEVGHGFAAERIEPGKTEEAMELLVEIARWLHSQGSTQWGGLLTGDDNHGLEMAAERGEAILFRDVEGGPGRKRGHAAGMVILMQQPGSWDRELWGEDGHAPYVYLHRLAVSRSYSGTGLGRAMLQWAQEGAAFPGKTAIRLDCIASNPKLGEFYRSSGYEFKGTTPNGFCLFEKALPLG; encoded by the coding sequence TTGGCACAATTGATCATTTCGAACAACGAGGTTGGACATGGATTCGCAGCGGAGCGGATCGAGCCGGGAAAAACGGAGGAAGCGATGGAACTGCTGGTCGAAATCGCCCGCTGGCTGCATAGTCAGGGCTCGACTCAGTGGGGCGGCCTACTGACGGGCGATGACAATCATGGCTTGGAGATGGCGGCTGAACGAGGAGAAGCAATCCTTTTCCGCGATGTCGAGGGAGGGCCGGGGCGGAAGCGGGGACATGCGGCAGGAATGGTCATCCTCATGCAACAGCCAGGCAGCTGGGACCGAGAGTTATGGGGGGAAGACGGGCATGCGCCGTATGTGTATCTTCACCGACTGGCCGTGAGCCGTTCCTATTCCGGTACGGGGCTGGGCCGTGCGATGCTGCAATGGGCTCAGGAAGGAGCAGCATTCCCTGGCAAGACTGCGATTCGCCTGGACTGCATTGCCAGCAACCCGAAGCTTGGCGAGTTTTACCGCTCCAGTGGTTATGAGTTCAAGGGGACAACCCCGAATGGTTTTTGTCTATTTGAGAAGGCGCTGCCCCTGGGCTGA
- a CDS encoding Galactose mutarotase has protein sequence MSSQYQAKVFKETYGMVELVEASTRSSVLLCPERGGIALQCRLNGYELFYLDESTFLDPTANIRGGNPVLFPISGPLENGEYEWEGNRYRMNQHGVARTEAWEIVDTAEKDSASVTLRLRSNERTLEAFPFQFELLFTYTLKDGQLTIDQEYRNLGDRDMPMYPGFHPYFATTRKNIAYGTDASRMLDYNDHAEKPFEGNLDLNNMKESAALLDARKPEISFQLDSGITVTLAYSEAFKYIVLWSVEGKPFVCVEPWMALAGELNRREELVIVPAGEMVPAQLSIRASHERRVQD, from the coding sequence ATGTCTTCCCAATATCAAGCAAAAGTGTTCAAAGAAACCTACGGGATGGTGGAGCTGGTTGAAGCTTCAACTCGCTCCAGCGTCCTGTTATGCCCCGAACGAGGCGGTATTGCGCTTCAATGCCGGTTGAACGGCTACGAGCTGTTTTATCTCGATGAAAGTACCTTCCTCGATCCCACGGCTAATATCCGCGGTGGAAACCCGGTCCTTTTCCCAATTAGCGGTCCATTGGAAAATGGCGAATACGAGTGGGAAGGCAACCGCTATCGGATGAACCAGCATGGCGTCGCACGTACCGAAGCTTGGGAGATCGTCGATACTGCGGAGAAGGATTCCGCGTCCGTCACTTTGCGGCTGCGCAGCAATGAGCGCACGCTAGAGGCGTTCCCGTTCCAGTTCGAACTGTTGTTCACCTATACACTGAAGGACGGACAGCTGACGATCGATCAGGAATATCGCAATCTTGGGGACCGGGATATGCCGATGTATCCTGGCTTCCACCCGTACTTTGCGACCACGCGCAAAAACATCGCCTACGGCACCGACGCTTCACGGATGCTGGATTACAATGACCATGCTGAAAAGCCTTTCGAGGGTAATCTCGATCTCAATAACATGAAGGAATCCGCTGCTTTGCTCGATGCTCGCAAGCCGGAAATTTCTTTCCAGCTGGACAGCGGAATTACGGTCACCTTGGCCTATAGCGAAGCTTTTAAATACATCGTGTTATGGAGCGTTGAGGGCAAGCCATTCGTCTGCGTTGAACCGTGGATGGCACTGGCCGGCGAGTTGAATCGCCGTGAAGAGCTTGTCATCGTTCCAGCAGGCGAGATGGTCCCAGCGCAGCTGTCGATTCGCGCTTCACATGAACGGCGAGTTCAAGACTAA
- a CDS encoding HD domain-containing protein: protein MRRPAARALSVLFLVLLLPLGLFQSMRMTEGLNPYLQSPVMHFYMVSIVAFLALVLASVLGYAGIRLRNLGISFLSLAFISMTGLLMLHGLATPGFITNHSNVQGVSSQLSVLTASVWIWVSSLPPARGLAVRMGDRQRWLIPLYTAGLATFLAISLILPHTIHEWAQGLQGARPILTLLVLSMLAHATANYWKDYKTAGMPLQLAIMYGCSWLAAGQIVMVSGEPWRLSWWMYHILLLLSLLTVMGGLMRQLAGSGASLTGALRALFRSSPQEWLQKCISPSVQELILATEQKDDYTAGHNYRVALYALKLGERMGLAPAELLAVGQGAIIHDVGKLYVPELILKKPGALTAEERSIVELHPIRGYELCRNLGFMREELSVIRSHHERWDGCGYPDQMKGEQIPLLARITAVADVYDALTSQRAYRQAMTHQAAIDFISAQSNRHFDPACVTAWLQLAREEPDFFVKMAEETVLPVRPGHPLPG, encoded by the coding sequence ATGCGCCGTCCTGCCGCCCGAGCTTTGTCGGTCCTATTCCTTGTCCTTCTCCTGCCGCTTGGGCTTTTTCAGTCGATGCGCATGACTGAAGGGCTTAATCCGTACCTGCAATCGCCAGTTATGCACTTCTATATGGTCAGCATCGTAGCTTTCCTGGCTTTGGTATTGGCCTCTGTACTGGGTTACGCGGGCATTAGGCTGAGGAATTTGGGAATTTCATTTCTTTCCCTCGCCTTTATTTCCATGACGGGCCTTCTTATGCTGCATGGTCTGGCAACGCCCGGTTTTATCACGAATCATAGCAACGTCCAGGGTGTATCGTCCCAGCTCAGCGTCCTCACCGCCTCGGTGTGGATCTGGGTGTCTTCCTTGCCGCCTGCTAGAGGGCTGGCTGTACGAATGGGGGATAGGCAGCGTTGGCTTATTCCGCTTTATACAGCGGGGCTCGCCACATTTTTGGCCATATCCCTGATTCTTCCCCATACGATTCACGAGTGGGCGCAAGGTTTGCAGGGGGCACGACCGATTTTGACGTTGCTCGTGCTTTCCATGCTGGCCCATGCCACCGCGAACTATTGGAAGGACTACAAGACAGCAGGTATGCCTCTTCAATTGGCGATCATGTACGGCTGCAGCTGGTTGGCAGCAGGTCAGATCGTCATGGTCAGCGGGGAGCCGTGGAGGCTTAGCTGGTGGATGTATCATATTTTGCTGCTGCTTTCGCTTCTGACCGTTATGGGAGGGCTGATGAGGCAGTTGGCCGGCAGCGGCGCATCGCTTACTGGTGCACTCAGAGCTCTATTTCGTTCAAGTCCTCAGGAATGGCTGCAGAAATGTATATCCCCAAGTGTGCAAGAACTCATTCTGGCCACGGAACAAAAGGATGATTATACAGCAGGACATAATTATCGTGTCGCCCTCTATGCGCTCAAGCTAGGCGAGCGGATGGGACTAGCTCCTGCTGAGCTGCTTGCCGTCGGGCAGGGAGCTATTATTCATGATGTAGGCAAGCTCTATGTGCCGGAATTGATTTTGAAAAAGCCCGGCGCCCTTACTGCGGAGGAGCGGAGCATCGTGGAGCTTCATCCCATTCGAGGGTACGAGTTATGCCGCAACCTCGGCTTCATGAGAGAGGAGCTGTCGGTCATCAGATCCCATCATGAACGGTGGGACGGCTGTGGATACCCGGATCAGATGAAAGGGGAGCAAATCCCGTTGCTGGCGAGAATAACTGCTGTGGCAGATGTTTACGACGCCCTGACATCGCAGCGAGCCTACCGCCAAGCGATGACTCATCAGGCAGCGATTGATTTCATCTCCGCACAGTCGAATCGACATTTTGACCCGGCCTGCGTCACGGCTTGGCTGCAACTTGCACGCGAGGAACCTGACTTTTTTGTAAAAATGGCAGAAGAAACAGTTCTTCCGGTTCGGCCGGGCCATCCTTTGCCAGGTTAA
- a CDS encoding L-glyceraldehyde 3-phosphate reductase encodes MTYTPSSGRYETMKYNRTGRSGLKLPAISLGLWHNFGGNDRYENSRAMVRRAFDLGITHFDLANNYGPPPGSAEENFGRILKQDLAPYRDELILSTKAGYYMWPGPYGEWGSRKSVLSSLDQSLKRMGVDYVDIFYHHRPDPDTPLEETMRALDHAVRSGKALYVGLSNYSAEGTREASSILKQLGTPCLIHQPSYSMFNRWIEDGLQDVLDEEGIGSIVFSPLAGGMLSDRYLGGIPADSRAGGPSVFLNKDHITEARLAKIQELNELAQQRGQSLASMALAWTLRGGRVTSALIGASRVEQIEDNIRALDNLEFSAKELQVIDDIVARAE; translated from the coding sequence ATGACCTATACGCCATCCTCTGGACGTTATGAGACGATGAAGTACAATCGCACGGGCCGCAGCGGCCTTAAGCTGCCAGCCATTTCTCTTGGGCTGTGGCATAACTTCGGCGGTAATGACCGGTATGAGAATAGCCGGGCCATGGTGCGCCGGGCGTTCGATCTTGGCATTACCCATTTCGACCTCGCCAACAACTACGGGCCGCCGCCCGGCTCCGCGGAAGAGAACTTCGGACGTATCCTGAAACAGGATCTGGCTCCTTACCGGGATGAGCTTATTCTGTCCACCAAAGCCGGCTACTATATGTGGCCTGGTCCGTACGGTGAATGGGGCTCTCGCAAGTCTGTTCTTTCGAGCTTGGATCAGAGTCTGAAGAGGATGGGAGTCGATTATGTCGACATTTTCTATCATCATCGTCCAGATCCGGATACACCGCTCGAGGAAACGATGAGAGCGTTGGATCATGCCGTTCGCTCCGGCAAAGCATTGTACGTCGGCCTCTCCAACTACAGCGCGGAGGGGACGCGGGAAGCCTCGTCTATTCTGAAGCAGTTGGGCACACCATGCCTTATCCATCAGCCATCCTACTCCATGTTCAATCGATGGATCGAAGACGGCTTGCAGGATGTGCTGGACGAGGAAGGCATCGGCTCTATTGTCTTCTCCCCGCTTGCCGGCGGAATGCTGTCAGACCGTTATCTGGGCGGCATCCCGGCCGATTCCCGTGCCGGGGGCCCAAGCGTGTTCCTGAATAAGGATCATATCACCGAGGCCCGCTTGGCCAAAATCCAGGAGCTGAACGAGCTGGCGCAGCAACGCGGCCAGTCGCTGGCCAGTATGGCACTCGCCTGGACGCTGCGCGGTGGGCGCGTAACCTCCGCACTTATTGGCGCTAGTCGCGTTGAGCAGATCGAGGATAATATCCGTGCCCTGGACAACCTGGAATTCAGCGCAAAAGAGTTGCAAGTTATCGATGATATAGTGGCTAGAGCGGAGTAG
- a CDS encoding Signal transduction histidine kinase, translated as MAFSKIFFLNISLLITIAYLFNLGYKTLFHRIHPWAQQALAACIFIVSGFLSMLFALELPQEIRFDLRIVPLILAVLLFRSPWTVAVIGAGIGCGRLLFGISKASLAGLENMIILAIAAALLNAWYKRCGWSFTQKGILAIAFITSLHTFLIYLSDILPAGAYWTVIVPQTFPLTLLLSCFFVYMVRDFSKDQDRMRELKGMNLILRRQTKELRETKRELEEQARRLVLSSRYKSEFLANMSHELKTPLNSILLLSQLIEENEDKRSSEEDLRHAAMIGASGKELLHIIDDILDLSKVEAGKMNIHIELVSTLELIHSLQLQFQPLADRKGIDFVVVMEPDAPSLMQTDSMRVQQILRNLLVNAFKFTEQGGIRLQVQKEKESGGREWVRFAVSDTGIGIEKEKHSLIFEAFQQEDGAVTRKYGGTGLGLSISSQLAQLLGGRLELESCKGEGSVFALIMPVAAEVQ; from the coding sequence GTGGCTTTTTCTAAAATTTTTTTCCTGAATATTAGCCTACTGATTACGATAGCGTATTTGTTCAATCTGGGGTACAAAACGCTCTTCCATCGCATTCATCCCTGGGCGCAGCAGGCTCTAGCCGCCTGTATCTTTATCGTGTCTGGATTTTTGAGTATGCTGTTCGCTCTAGAGCTGCCTCAGGAAATTCGATTCGACCTTCGCATCGTGCCTCTTATCCTGGCCGTGCTTTTATTCCGCTCACCTTGGACAGTCGCAGTCATTGGCGCAGGCATCGGCTGTGGCAGACTATTGTTCGGTATTAGCAAGGCTTCGCTGGCGGGTCTTGAAAATATGATTATTTTAGCCATTGCAGCAGCATTGCTCAATGCCTGGTACAAACGCTGCGGATGGAGCTTTACGCAAAAAGGAATTTTAGCCATCGCTTTTATAACGAGCCTACACACTTTTCTAATCTATCTATCCGATATTCTTCCTGCTGGAGCTTATTGGACCGTAATTGTCCCTCAGACCTTCCCTTTGACGCTGTTGCTGAGCTGCTTTTTTGTCTACATGGTGCGGGATTTCAGCAAAGATCAGGATCGAATGCGTGAGCTCAAGGGCATGAACCTTATTTTGCGTCGGCAGACAAAGGAGCTGCGTGAAACGAAGCGCGAGTTGGAGGAGCAGGCTCGGAGGTTAGTGCTGTCTTCCCGTTATAAGTCTGAATTTTTGGCCAATATGTCACATGAGTTGAAAACGCCCCTCAACAGTATCCTGCTGCTGTCTCAGCTTATCGAAGAGAATGAAGACAAACGAAGCAGCGAGGAGGATTTACGCCATGCAGCGATGATAGGAGCTTCCGGCAAGGAATTGCTGCATATCATCGATGATATTTTGGATCTGTCCAAGGTCGAGGCAGGCAAAATGAATATCCACATAGAGCTGGTCTCTACGTTAGAGCTAATTCACTCACTGCAGCTGCAATTTCAGCCTCTGGCGGATCGCAAGGGAATCGACTTTGTCGTGGTGATGGAGCCCGATGCGCCTTCCTTGATGCAGACGGACTCAATGCGAGTACAGCAAATTTTGCGCAATCTGCTCGTTAATGCATTCAAGTTCACGGAGCAGGGCGGGATAAGGCTACAGGTACAAAAAGAGAAGGAAAGCGGCGGGAGGGAGTGGGTTCGCTTTGCTGTCAGCGATACAGGGATTGGAATCGAAAAAGAGAAGCATAGTCTGATCTTTGAGGCTTTCCAGCAGGAAGACGGAGCCGTAACCCGCAAATATGGTGGGACAGGCCTCGGCCTGTCGATCAGTTCGCAGCTCGCACAGCTGCTGGGCGGGCGGTTAGAACTGGAAAGCTGCAAGGGAGAGGGCAGCGTGTTTGCCTTGATAATGCCCGTGGCGGCGGAAGTGCAGTAA
- a CDS encoding Nucleotide-binding universal stress protein, UspA family: MPYSKILVGYDGSEQSVRALRSAIELASTFKAMLEVVHVYNATQVFIGETIAASPPIGTESLRLEAETVAAEARTIIASVTDTPIEVMIAEGDPGNQIVDLAKERGADLVVVGSHGRGGFKEMFTGSVSRHVTQHVHIPVLVVK, from the coding sequence ATGCCCTATTCAAAAATTCTTGTCGGTTATGACGGCTCAGAGCAATCTGTCAGAGCACTTCGTTCAGCCATCGAGCTTGCCTCTACTTTCAAGGCGATGCTTGAGGTTGTCCATGTGTACAATGCCACTCAGGTATTTATAGGAGAAACGATTGCCGCTTCTCCACCAATTGGTACGGAATCACTGAGGCTTGAAGCGGAAACCGTGGCAGCTGAGGCTCGCACAATTATCGCTTCGGTTACGGATACTCCGATTGAAGTTATGATTGCAGAAGGTGATCCGGGCAATCAGATTGTCGACTTGGCCAAAGAACGTGGAGCGGATCTCGTCGTCGTAGGTAGCCATGGCAGGGGCGGCTTCAAGGAAATGTTCACCGGAAGCGTCAGCCGTCATGTCACTCAGCATGTCCATATCCCTGTCCTCGTGGTGAAGTAG
- a CDS encoding NUDIX domain-containing protein, whose protein sequence is MEMFDVYDENWQPAGIASREDTHRLGLRHRAFHCWLINRSSGQPNVRFQKRQIGKDTYPGYLDITAAGHLTAGEKVYDAIREIEEELGVSVIFDELIPLGWHEKRATGIAGDKPFIDHERSEVFALHCELPLLEHRLQRDEVAGIYEAPLKDMIQLFEGKVDLVEARGAEWGDDKASGNIAGTATGLVPVRIKIQAKDFIPREQNYYAELFRQLLELA, encoded by the coding sequence GTGGAAATGTTCGATGTATACGACGAGAATTGGCAGCCGGCAGGCATCGCCTCTCGGGAAGATACTCATCGGTTAGGGCTGCGGCATCGTGCTTTTCATTGTTGGCTCATAAACCGCAGCTCCGGCCAGCCAAACGTCCGGTTCCAAAAACGCCAAATAGGCAAGGATACTTATCCCGGCTACCTGGATATTACAGCCGCTGGCCATCTGACTGCAGGTGAAAAGGTCTATGACGCCATTCGCGAAATTGAGGAGGAGCTGGGGGTCTCTGTTATTTTCGATGAGCTGATCCCGCTAGGGTGGCATGAGAAAAGAGCAACCGGCATTGCCGGTGACAAGCCGTTTATCGATCATGAGCGGAGCGAGGTATTCGCACTGCACTGCGAGCTGCCCTTGCTCGAGCATCGACTTCAGCGGGATGAGGTCGCGGGAATCTATGAAGCCCCTCTGAAGGATATGATTCAACTGTTCGAAGGCAAAGTGGACCTAGTTGAAGCGAGAGGAGCCGAATGGGGGGACGATAAGGCAAGCGGGAACATCGCTGGAACTGCTACAGGGCTTGTACCCGTCCGGATCAAAATACAAGCCAAAGACTTCATCCCAAGGGAGCAGAACTATTACGCCGAGCTATTTCGTCAATTGTTGGAGCTCGCTTAG
- a CDS encoding PAS domain S-box-containing protein, with amino-acid sequence MIPFRTIDHALYLVLALIIAALASYVMFSMIARFKKSRSHRVYWLMGASTVFAVGTWSMHSVSMLAYHDAAVIVTGTQTIIPLFLSGGSTYFALKILSGRREHSSMIRQLSAALLLTSGATMLHFLCMLSHSANHLQLDPFYAGSAFLCFLGASFAAFFLYQKHAERFILLSSLLIGVGALAMHLLMIAGTQFYSSLSMQDYRLDDYMMLMGLLMASAIIIIISFSIVTWVADRRYGLINERYRLLVENSIDMIAVISGTSWEFVNRSGLRMFEITEESHMVGRSIFEFLHPDHKERLTLHLQRHQAYKSIKKTGCEDGPAIELDWVTRTGKLINTELILSESTFAGKSVVVVIIRDISERKKNEELLINSEKLYVAGQLAAGIAHEIRNPLTSLKGFLQLIASGRTSATGYYDIMKSELNRVETIVSELLMLSKPQVYEMDIADARCMMLDTVLLLESQAALYGIVVKVDYGEEPLWIYGVDSQIKQVFINVLKNGIEVMQDGGEIEIVLRREREEVLISVTDMGPGIDEEQLAKIGQPFYTTKDKGTGLGLMVSYKIVDNHKGQIRVESKLGTGTTFEIQLPYRNHSARSDFKGAPGEDAKFG; translated from the coding sequence ATGATCCCATTTCGAACAATTGACCATGCCTTGTATCTTGTGCTTGCGCTTATTATCGCTGCGCTAGCCTCTTATGTGATGTTCAGCATGATTGCTCGTTTTAAAAAGTCCCGGTCGCACCGGGTTTATTGGTTGATGGGGGCCTCAACGGTATTTGCGGTAGGCACTTGGTCCATGCATTCCGTCAGTATGCTTGCCTATCATGATGCTGCTGTCATTGTAACTGGTACCCAGACGATCATCCCGCTGTTCCTTTCGGGAGGATCTACTTATTTTGCCTTGAAGATACTGAGCGGAAGACGGGAGCATTCTTCTATGATTCGGCAGCTGTCGGCCGCATTGCTGCTGACTAGCGGGGCTACTATGCTTCATTTCTTATGCATGCTCAGCCATTCAGCGAATCATCTTCAGCTCGATCCGTTTTATGCGGGCTCCGCGTTCCTTTGTTTTCTTGGTGCTTCATTCGCGGCTTTTTTCCTGTACCAAAAACATGCGGAGCGCTTCATATTGCTAAGTTCTCTGCTGATCGGGGTCGGAGCTCTGGCGATGCATCTATTGATGATTGCCGGTACTCAATTTTATTCATCACTGAGCATGCAAGATTACCGGCTCGACGATTACATGATGTTGATGGGACTACTGATGGCTTCGGCTATCATTATTATTATCTCCTTTAGCATCGTCACGTGGGTTGCCGACCGTCGTTATGGCCTGATTAATGAACGCTACCGCCTGCTCGTTGAAAATTCCATCGACATGATTGCTGTCATCAGCGGCACTTCCTGGGAGTTCGTTAATCGTTCAGGTCTACGAATGTTCGAGATTACGGAAGAATCGCATATGGTCGGTCGCTCCATCTTTGAATTTCTTCACCCCGATCACAAAGAGCGATTAACCCTTCATCTCCAGCGCCATCAAGCGTATAAATCGATTAAAAAAACCGGTTGTGAGGATGGACCCGCGATCGAGCTGGACTGGGTGACGCGAACGGGGAAGCTGATCAACACGGAGCTGATTCTTTCCGAATCGACCTTTGCCGGCAAGTCTGTCGTCGTCGTCATCATTCGGGACATCAGCGAGCGCAAAAAGAACGAGGAATTACTCATCAATTCCGAGAAGCTGTACGTGGCAGGCCAGCTTGCCGCTGGCATCGCCCATGAAATCCGCAACCCGCTGACCTCGCTCAAGGGCTTCCTGCAACTGATCGCAAGCGGCCGGACTTCCGCAACCGGCTATTACGACATCATGAAGTCCGAGCTTAATCGGGTCGAAACGATCGTCAGTGAGTTGTTGATGCTCTCGAAGCCCCAGGTGTACGAGATGGACATTGCCGACGCACGTTGCATGATGCTGGATACGGTGCTGTTGCTGGAGTCGCAGGCGGCGCTTTACGGCATTGTGGTCAAGGTGGACTACGGGGAGGAGCCGCTTTGGATCTATGGAGTGGATTCGCAAATCAAGCAGGTGTTCATTAATGTGCTGAAAAATGGCATAGAGGTCATGCAGGATGGCGGAGAAATCGAGATTGTTCTGCGCCGCGAGAGGGAAGAAGTGCTGATCTCCGTGACGGATATGGGGCCTGGCATTGACGAGGAGCAGCTCGCCAAGATAGGTCAGCCCTTTTATACGACCAAAGACAAGGGCACTGGACTCGGACTTATGGTATCCTATAAAATTGTGGACAATCACAAGGGCCAAATCCGGGTGGAAAGCAAGCTCGGAACGGGAACCACCTTCGAGATCCAGCTTCCTTATCGCAATCATAGCGCTAGAAGCGATTTCAAAGGAGCACCTGGAGAGGATGCAAAATTCGGCTGA
- a CDS encoding Uncharacterized membrane protein YgaE, UPF0421/DUF939 family has translation MTIGARVLKTGMAVALAIYLSGLIGFANPLLPAVSAIFTLQPSIFRSWQQISEQFQTNLLGAAIALGAVQLIGSSPITVGIVCIAVILISIKLKMEATVGLTLVTVVAVMEANSTGWMFAVERFLQVLTGMGAAFAVNVLIFPPSPRKQFHDLVLQSYTQLSLLLRTSISDEMKEQVYKQEKDKLHGIIGRLEERFKVLEEERSFRAARRAERARQLLLAKQLIRAVNKGADLLEVIEEHYFSSPGAEAWASRLDSQIEELTKYHEFLLLKLDDKIKPGSFIQDDAITGTSLARQLTEYLKDNPDEHRRLVFVASALFEYGYHLRRLEKIIEQVQNREAEDASRKWQIFPLKSKD, from the coding sequence ATGACCATTGGAGCCCGCGTACTCAAAACAGGCATGGCCGTGGCACTGGCCATCTATCTTAGCGGGCTGATCGGCTTTGCCAATCCGCTCTTGCCCGCGGTATCGGCTATCTTTACGCTGCAGCCGTCCATTTTCCGCTCCTGGCAGCAGATAAGTGAGCAATTCCAGACAAATCTGCTTGGAGCGGCTATCGCGCTAGGCGCGGTGCAATTGATCGGCAGCTCGCCGATTACGGTCGGCATTGTGTGTATCGCGGTCATTTTGATCAGCATCAAGCTGAAAATGGAAGCAACGGTTGGATTGACCCTCGTTACGGTCGTAGCGGTGATGGAGGCGAATTCCACGGGCTGGATGTTTGCCGTTGAACGCTTTCTGCAGGTGCTGACCGGTATGGGCGCTGCCTTCGCGGTTAATGTGCTGATTTTCCCTCCAAGTCCGCGCAAGCAGTTCCATGATCTGGTTCTGCAAAGCTACACGCAGCTGTCGCTGCTGCTTCGTACCTCTATCTCGGACGAGATGAAGGAGCAGGTGTACAAGCAGGAAAAAGACAAACTGCACGGCATAATTGGCAGGCTGGAGGAACGCTTTAAGGTGCTCGAAGAGGAACGCAGCTTCCGCGCCGCGCGTCGCGCAGAACGTGCTAGGCAGCTACTTCTGGCCAAGCAGCTTATCCGTGCTGTGAACAAGGGTGCTGACCTGCTCGAAGTCATCGAGGAGCATTATTTCTCTTCGCCGGGTGCAGAGGCGTGGGCAAGCCGTCTGGACTCTCAGATCGAGGAGCTGACCAAGTATCACGAGTTTCTGCTGCTCAAGCTGGACGACAAAATCAAGCCCGGCTCGTTCATCCAGGATGACGCCATTACAGGCACGAGCCTGGCTCGCCAGCTGACGGAATATCTAAAAGACAATCCGGACGAGCATCGCAGGCTTGTATTCGTGGCTTCAGCGTTGTTCGAATATGGATACCATCTGCGCCGGCTTGAGAAGATTATCGAGCAAGTGCAAAATCGCGAAGCAGAGGATGCTAGCCGGAAGTGGCAGATTTTCCCGTTGAAAAGTAAAGACTAG
- a CDS encoding Uncharacterized membrane protein YdjX, TVP38/TMEM64 family, SNARE-associated domain — MNTLHEWMREIKSMDLQQLEQMLQKFSHYGPLPGILLPFSEAFLPFLPLVLFIAANANIYGLGFGFLFSWIGVCAGSLCMFGLARTFGSGLGMWLERRFPRAGKFFDWLERRGFTPVFLLSCFPFSPSVLVNLASGLSSLPFRTFLMAILLGKAVMIFMISLLSFNIGELAPWRIALAAIVVVLMWLGGKKLETRYLAK, encoded by the coding sequence ATGAATACTCTTCATGAATGGATGCGTGAAATTAAGTCAATGGATCTGCAACAGTTGGAGCAGATGCTTCAGAAATTTTCCCATTACGGGCCGCTGCCCGGCATTCTATTGCCTTTTTCGGAAGCATTTCTGCCCTTCCTGCCGCTGGTTTTATTCATCGCGGCTAACGCCAACATTTATGGACTCGGATTCGGCTTTCTTTTTTCCTGGATCGGCGTTTGCGCGGGCTCCCTCTGTATGTTCGGATTGGCCCGTACTTTCGGGTCGGGTCTAGGCATGTGGCTGGAGCGGCGCTTCCCCCGGGCTGGCAAGTTTTTTGACTGGCTGGAGCGCCGGGGTTTTACACCTGTGTTCTTGCTCAGCTGTTTCCCTTTTTCGCCATCCGTGCTGGTAAATCTCGCTTCCGGCCTTAGCTCGCTCCCCTTCCGTACGTTCCTGATGGCCATCCTGCTTGGCAAAGCGGTCATGATCTTCATGATCTCGCTGCTCAGCTTCAATATTGGCGAGCTGGCTCCTTGGCGTATCGCTTTAGCCGCTATTGTCGTTGTGCTGATGTGGCTCGGCGGTAAAAAGCTTGAGACGCGCTACTTAGCCAAATAA